The DNA sequence TGGGATTTTAATTGCGCTAATTATAAATGATTGGAGAGCCGAAAAAGCAAATGCCAGGTTTCTCAATAAAGTGCTAGTATCTATCGAATCGGAGTTAAAAGAAAACGAAAAAGAATTAGAAGAAAAGATAGCTGAGCATATCGTCTTACTTGATACGATTAGTTTTTACATGGTAGATGAAACAATAAGTATTAATGATATAGTAACTAAAGTGGAAGGAATCCGCGGAGTAAATATTAAAAACACATCTTGGAAATCTTTTATTAACCCGAATATAGAATTGGTCGATTATAAGATTATTTCTAACCTAACAGATATTGAAGAAGGCAAAGAATCTTTAAAACTTCAGTCTGCCAAGTTATTAGATATGATGTATTCGATTATTGATAAGTCTGATAAGAAAGATAAGCAGATATTTAAGTTGATAATTAGTGATTTGCTCTATACAGAAAAATTGTTGCTTGAGTACCACCAAGAATTTTTAAATAGAAAAACGGCTCCACAGTGATTCTATATCACGGTATTCCGTGATTTTTTATAATAGCACTATTTTGAGATAAATTTTTTATTTGTTTAGAATAATTTTTGACTTTGTTTTAGCATAAAATTTCACATAGTAAATAGTTTACGATGTAAAGTTTCAACTTAGCCAAAAAAACAAAACAAATGAACATTAATTATTCTGTAAAGCAGATGGGCAAAAAACACCCACTGATCGGAAAAAACACTATCGAAATAGAAGATATAGGACAAGAACCTACACTTAAAAAACTGATTGAAGCAGTTGTAATCCAGCAAGTAGAAGCCTTTAATGCGCGTAAGTCTGAGAAAAATCTCATTAAATACCTCCAAAAGTCTGAGATAGATACGCAAAAAGAATCTGGAAAAATTGGCTTTAACGATAGCTACAACGATACCAAAGCAGATGTAAAAGCTGCGATAGACAATGCTTTATTGGCTTTTGAAGATGGTATCTATTGTGTATTTGTAGACGAAGAGCAAGTAGAAAAACTAGATGAGCAAGTCCAAATTTCTGAAAGCAGTATTCTGTACTTTATACGATTAACATTTCTGGCAGGAAGCATTTGGTAATGTTCCTTCTTTCAATCATTTATTTAACCTGTTTCTAAACTTATCGACCAGTAAAAAATATTAAAATGGAATTACAAGAATTTATTAAGTCAAAGAAAGTAGAGAAAAAAGCTGAAACACTCCATAACAAATTCTATGAAACTTACTCAAATGAATCATTAAAAGGTACAGATCAATGGCATGTTGCTGCACTGGGTTTAATGTTTTTAAATGCTTATCCAGATTACAGAAAGTCTAAAAATAACGATTACTACTACTATCACGAAGCAGTAAATTTTGAGTCTGACAGGCTGAATGCTTTTATGGAATATGGTAGTATCGAAAACTTTTGGAGTGAAAAAAACTATCCTGTTTTGGTTACTATGTTTGGTGAAGAAATGGCCCCTTATGTAAAAAAAGCATGGGATTATATTCCTACTTTGCCATATCAAGAAGGTTACTACCGAAGGTCTTTCAGAAGTTCTAATCATGGAAAAACCTATTTTACAAAGCAGTTAAACTTTATTATTCAGTTAAACCTCGCTTTGTGTTACGATTTCACTTTTGAAGAATACATCATTTATCAAAATGAAATTTTCCCTTATAATAATGATTTTGCTTTCGTACTAGCTTCATTGGTAGATGAGAAGCAAGAGAAATTGTATTCTTTAATGGTCGATATAGTTTATAATCGACACGAAACTGCCAAAGTGAGCAGGCCAATTATAAAAGCATTTTTACTGAGTAATAACTCAGAAGCATGGAAAGCCATAGAGGATTTATTAATTTCTGCACAAAGGCAAGAAGGGCTAAGGCAAAGCATACTTGAGCAGTTAGATGAAACTTCTCTAGGGGCACTCATCCATTTTATAAAAGTAATTTTAGATAACAACCTCGCTCGTTTTTCTTCAGTAGTAAGAGCGGTAGATACTTGGGCTGGTTTGGCTTGGGAAGGTGAGAAGCAGAGCACAGTTAAACGCTTTTTAGAAATTGCAAACCATCACCTAGCACACCCGGAAGATTTAGACAAAGTAAAAGACAGTAAAGACAATGCCGAAATTTATATGGCACTTTGGGCACAAGGTGTAAGAGATATAAATGGCTGTATGCCTGTTTTAGATCATTTGATCACCAAAGGAACAATTGAAAAACGCAGTCTGGCTTTTTATTTTATTTGCGAAATGGGACTCGCTCATATTAGCATTTCAACAGCTATATACATTGTAAATCATTACATAAATGATGATAAAGGTTTACTGATGTTTTATTGGTTGATTACCCTTACCCAAAATGCAAGAAGTAATTCGAAAGCCATAATTAAGAACAACAATGTTAAAAATGTTCTTTTTGAAATAATCGAAAGATTGGCTCCAGAGATTCCTAAAACAGGTAAAACCTTTAATGGTAAACTATTTAGCTGGACATCTTTTAAGCTCACTAAAGAGAATGCGTATAGCTTGGTAATCGACATGGCAGATTCTGAATCTACAGAAGATTTAGAAATGTTGATTAGGTTATTTAAGGATATGAATTCTTACCAAAGAGAGCGAGTAGCAAGACTCATTTTGCCTCAATTTTATAGTTATGGCTATAATAAGAAGAAAATTACAGATGATTTTGTGTTGGGTAAATTCGAAAGAGATTTTGCTTTGAGTGTACTCAGAGATCGTTCAGCCGGTATAAAGGCAGCAGCGATTAATGCTTTGGAATATGCAGAACTTACAAGCGAAGAACTGGCAGGATTCGAAGATATGTTAAAAAGTAAAAGTGCAGATACTCGTAAAAGTATCATCAATTTTATATTAAAGAAAGAATTGCCAGTTATAAAAAATTCAGTCGAAAAATTGATTATTGCCGGCAACCAAGAACAAAGGCTTTCGGGTTTAGATATGCTGAATCAATTGCATAAAAAAGAAGAACTTCGTGAGTGGACATCACAAAAAGCGAATGATTTTATAGAACTGCGAGAGCCAACAGTTAAAGAAAAAATATTAGTAGATAATCTGTTAGCAGATGAATCTATACTAAGTAAATATACAGCCAAGAATGGCTATGGCCTATACGATCCGGCAAAAATAATAATGATGCAAAAACCGGAATCGCCTACAGAAGGTAAATACACGGAGAAGTTTTTTAAAGCTAATTATGGCTTTAGCATGTCTATAGAAAAGATACACGAAGCGTTAAGCAAACTGGCTCAACTTATAGAACAACATCAAGATTATGAATATACAGTAACCTATTGGGATAATTCTCAAAACACGGTTTTACTGGGCAATTATTTCTCAAGTATTAAGAGAGATAAAGAGGAAATGAGTGCCGAAGAAAGGTTCAATAATTACCCTTTGCCAGAAGTTTGGAAAAATTGGATGCACGAATCTAATTTAACTTCTCAGGATTTATTTTTAATTAATTTATTTAAGAATTTAAATAATAGTTATTCTTATTACGATAGAGAAAAAACCTACGATTTTCCTAAAACACTTGCATACTTAGATCAACTGATTATTAATCCAGAAATTCCTGTAGGTAAGAATAAATACAATGCACCCATACATAGCATACTTGCTAACTTAATGTTGGTTTTTCCTTTTGAAGATGAAAAGGTATATATAGAAAACCTGCTTAAAACAATATTGGCAAATATTCCATCAGATGAAATTAACGAAGTTAGAACCTGTAAAGATAGATGGTCGAATAACCTTTGTACCTGGAGAGATTTGATTGTAATAAAGTCTTTAATGCAGCGATATGCAGGTTTTGTAACAAAGATGGACGATGAGGAATTTGCAAGATACTGGGCAGTTGAGAGTTGGCAAATTAATACATTACCAAACCAGTTTTCAGTAGAAAGTTATCAAGCGACACTTTATACATATGCAAGAGCATTTTCACTAGAACTTATTTATCAAGATGAGTTGCTAAACAGAATTATGTATGCTAATACAATTGGTAACCTTACTTCAGAAAGTAGAAATTACAGAAGAAACGAAGAGAAAAAATATTTAAAGGATTTCCCTTTTGTTCTAGACTTATTAAAAAGATGTACAACACGATTGTTAGAAGTGGAATTGGTGAGAGGCGATTCTCCAACTTCGGTCACTAATCTTGCACAGAGTATTGGTAAAATAGAAGGTATAGATTACTTAGTTAAAATTTTGCAAGGTCTTGGAAAAGATAAGTTAAATCGTGGTTATGTGTCTTATTATGGCAGTAATTTATTAAACAAACAAGAGATACTAAGCAAGTATTTGAAAGCTTGTTCTCCACTGCCAAATGAAACTCAAGAAGATTTTCGAAAGAAAATTAAAGAAGCTAAGATAGAAGATAAAAGGCTAGTTGAAGCTGCAATGTATGCTCCACAATGGCTAACTTTTGTAACGGAATATTTGAACTGGAAAGGGCTAGCTAGTGCTGTTTGGTGGTTACACGCTCATGCAAACCAAAGACACGATTCTGAAACAGAAACGGAAATTGCTCGCTTCTCTAAAGTTGAAATCACAACTTTTGCAGATGGTGCTGTAGATATCGACTGGTTTTTGTCTGCCTATTCGGTACTTGGCAAAGCAAAATGGAAAATGGTTTACGATGCAGCAAAATATATTGCAGATGGTAACGGGCATACAAGAGCTAAACTTTATGCAGATGTAATTCTGGGAAACACAAAAATTAGAGAAGTAACCAAACGTGTAAAAGATAAGCGTAATCAGGATTATTTGAGAGTTTATGGGCTTGTTCCTTTAAGTAAAAAGAATAGGGATAATGACTTATTGAGCAGATATAAGTATCTGCAACAGTTTAAGAAAGAGAGTAAGCAATTTGGTTCTCAACGACAAGCCAGTGAAGGACAAGCAGTAAAAATTGCGATGGAAAATTTGGCTCGAACAGCAGGTTACTCTGATCCACTCAGGCTTACTTGGGTAATGGAAACGGCCGTAGCGCAAAAAATAATGGAGGATGCAGAGACATTAAAATTCGACAATGTTGAAATTTCATTATTGATTAATAAGCAGGGAAAAGCTGAGATTAATGTTACCAAAGAAGGAAAAGAATTAAAGAATATTCCAGCAAAACTCAGAAAAGAAAAATCGGTAATTGAACTTAAAGATTACCAAAAAACACTTAAAGATCAGTTTAGTAGAACTTTTAAGAGTCTTGAAAGTGCCATGGTAAATAGAGATGCTTTTAAAGCAGATGAAATTACCAAACTTATGGGGCATCCGGTATTGAAACCGATGTTAGAAAAGTTGCTTCTTCAAAGTGGCGATGTAATTGGCTTTTGGAAAGAAGGCTCATTGGTTGATGCTACTGGTGAAAGTAAACCAATGGGAGAAGATGTTTATATAGCTCACTGTTATGATCTATATAAAGCAGGTGTTTGGAGCGATTTCCAAAAATATGCTTTCGACCAACAACTAAAACAACCATTTAAGCAAATTTTTAGAGAGCTCTATTTGCCAACTCAAGATGAGTTAAATGCAGTTGCAGTTTCAAAAAGATACGAAGGGCATCAGGTACAACCGAAAAAGACACTTGCATTACTCAAAACCAGAGGCTGGACAGTAAACTATGAGGAAGGACTTCAAAAAGTATTTCACAAAGAAGGTTTTATAGCCAAGATTTATGCAATGGCAGACTGGTTTTCACCTGCCGATGTAGAAAGTCCTACACTAGAAACGATAGAGTTTATAAACCGAAAGACATGGGAAAATATGCCTTTTACAGAGATTGAAGGTCATATTTTTAGCGAAATTATGCGCGATGTAGATTTGGTTGTTAGTGTGGCTCATGTGGGTGATGTTGATCCAGAAGCAAGTCATTCAACTGTCGAAATGCGTGGTGTGTTGGTTAAAGAAACTGCCAGAATGTTTAAGTTGAAAAATGTGGAAGTTTCTGGAACCCATGTACATATTAATGGTACTTTAGGTGATTACTCTGTGCATTTGGGAAGTGCAGTTGTACATAAAAAACCAGGAAGATATCTTTCTATTTTACCAGTACACTCACAGCATAGGGGCAGGTTATTTTTACCTTTTGTAGATGATGATCCTAAATCTGCTGAGTTGATGTCTAAGGTATTAATGTTGGCAAAAGATAATGAAGTGCAAGACCCAACAATTTTGAGTCAGATAAAAGAAGTTTATGTTTAATGAAGTATAAAAAAACCGGCTACTGCCGGTTTTTTGCTTTTATATTTCTTGTTTTACATTAAGTTAATTTGATTCCGAAAAGTAAGATATCATCCATCTGGTTTTCATCTTTTTTCCAGTCGTAGAAATTTTGGGCTAAAATAGCTTTTTGATCTGCCATAGACAGTTGTACATTTTCCTGAATACTAGCTCGCATATTTTTCTGCCCTAATTTCATTGGTGTTTCAGGGCCACCAAACTGGTCTTGGTAACCATCAGAAAACATATATATTGTTGCTTCATTTTGGTAGGTAATTATCTCTTTAGTAAAGTATTGGTCTAAATTTCTAAGATTACCACCAATGCATTTTTTGTTTCCTTTATAAACTTCAAATTTGCCATCAACTAAGGCGAAAATTGGATTGCGTGCACCAGAAAACTCAATTCTTTTATCATCAGGATAAATAGTACAAAGTGACATATCCATGCCATCTGTACCACCTTCACTTTTTTGACGAAGTGTGTGATTTACTTCAATATGTAGTTGCTCTAATATTTCGTGTGGTTCTGTAATGTTATATTCTCCAACAATTTTACTTAATAAAGTACTACCAATTAAAGACATAAAAGCACCAGGTACACCATGTCCAGTACAATCTACAGCGGCAACTATAATTTTATCATCTTTAGTGGTTGCCCAATAAAAATCACCACTTACAATATCTTTTGGACTGTAAAAAACAAAGTAATCTGCAAATAAGCTTTTCAGTTGCTGTTCTGTTGGAAGTATTGCTTTTTGTATCCTTTGCGCATAATTTATACTGGCAGTTATTTTCTTATTTTTCTCTTGAATGGTCTCAAAAGATTCTTTAAGCTGGTTTTCTGCTTTCTTTTTCTCAGATACATCACTTGCAGTAACTATGTAGCCAAGTATATCTTGCTCTTCATTTTTAATTCTTGTAATAGAAAGATAAACAGGGAAATGGCTACCATCTTTTCTCATAAAGTAATGTTCTTGATCGATGGTGTTTTGATCGTCATTTAACTTTTTAGTTAGATCGGAGAAGCAGTAATTACTTTCATCAATTTCTTCATGTGGGTCTATTGCAACTTTTGCCTTACAGTTGAAAAACAGAGTAGGAGTTTCTGTGTGAATAATTTCATGCGAATCGTAACCTAAAAGTCTTTCTGCTGTTCTGTTAAAGTTAGTAACTATGCCATTGTTATCAGTTGCAATAATGATGACAGAAGCACTATTAAATAAAGCTTCTTGAAATGCATACGATTCAGAAAGCTCAGCTTGAAAATTGATAAGATCTTGATTTTGCTTTCTTATTCTTTCCTCAATATTTTTTTGTTCAGTTATATCTTGTTGAACATAAATATATTTTTCAACATTATTATTACTGTCTAATAGAGGCGTAATCTGTAAGTTATTCCAGTAAGGTAAACCTAATCTATGGTAGCTGAGCACTTCAACATTAAAAGGGATTTTCTCTTTTAAAAATTTATTAATATGTGCTATAGTTTCTTTACTAGTTTCTTCGCTATATAAAACATCTCCAGTTTCTTTACCAATAATATTTTTTGGTGAAAAACCTGAAATTTGAGTAAAACCTTTGTTTACCCATTCTACTTTTCCATCACCACCTGTTACAATAATACCATTATTAACTTCTTCGGCAATTTGAGATAAGAGTGCTATTTCTTTTTTCTGCTCATCTAGAAGTTTATAAGACTCGTCTAAGTCTTGATTTTTAGCTTCTAATGTTTCGTTTACAGTTTGTAATTCTTTTACATTCAGAGTGAGCTCTTTTTCTATAATCATCAAGCTTTTTTGCTTGGCATCTAAAGTTTCTTTTTGTTTTTTAATTTCCCCATGTTGAGCCGTTAGAATTTTTTTAGCCTGCTCTAAACTGGTATAAAATCTTTCTATGGATTTAATAGAAGGAATGAAAATAACCAAAGCTTCAATTAGCAGAATGCTAAGTGAGAGGATAAAAAGGACAAGCTCTAGATTTCCTAAATTCTTTAATTTATCCTTTGAGTCTACCTCAAATTGCTTAATTAAAAAATTCATTGCTTCAAGATATTCTTCTTTGTGCTGGATAAGGTTATTAATGTTTTTTACAACCTGAACAGAATCTTTAGGATATTGTCCATTTATTGTTTTTTCGGCTTCATTTTTAATATTTTCATAATGGACATTTAAATCTTCAAAAAATTCTTCTGTATCGATTGCGTTGTTCCAGTCGATTCTCTTTAAAGAAAACTCACCATTTTGTAATATAAGATGTATTTTTTTCCAATGATTTAAGAGATCTTCTAATTCTTCTTTCTGATCAATCTTTTTATAATTGTATAGCGCAATTTTAGTGATAATTTGTTGGGTGAGCATTTTTTGCTGTCCTACGTTCATCACAATTGAAGCATCTTCAGATAGGTTTCCAATGCTTGTTCTGATAATTATCTGGCTAAAAATTAGAATTAGTGCTATAAAAGTTAAGGCAAGAATATATATCCGCTTCAATCTTTTAGAAGGGTTTCTATATTTTCTTTTCTCATCAAAAAATTCTGAAGGCATAGCTTTAACTTATCAAACTCTTTATTAAACATGTATTAAACTGCATAGTGCAGTATAAATTATGCTTGTTTGAGATATCTTGCCTATAAAATAAATGTAAATTTGATTACTAATTAAAATATAGTTTTGTATTGATTTATAAGTAAGCAATTGAGCTTTTTATTAGAATAAAATTTCGCTGAAAAAGCTACTTACTGTAATTTTAAGATGTACAAGATTTAAAAGTAAAGTGCAGAGAGGTTTTAGTATTATTCGAAATAAGGCTAGTCTTTAATGGAAAAATACAAATCTAATTTTTTATTAAAAATCTTGTTCGTTTTTTATAAATGAGTTACTAAAGTTGTTTTAATTGTTGTAAAGCTTCAAATACTAAACGGGCTATTTCTTTTGCACCTTCTGGTTGAAAATGTGTATTATCAGATTGACCTTCGGGATAGGCTTCGTATTTACCTGCCGGTAAATTCATAAAGTAATGTTCTGTTACATAATCTTGCCCTTTTTTACTAAAAGCATCCATAGATAATTGGTTGAGGTCTATAAAATATGCACCTAGTTCTTGAGCAACCTCAAGTGCAGCTTGAGGGTATTCTCCATGTGCATTTTGAATATGTCCATCTTCCCACGGGTAATTGCGGCAAACAGGGGTAAGGATAATAGGAATTGCTTCTTTGTCTCTAGTTTGATTTACATATAACCTCAAATATTTACATAGCGTTCTGTTTTATTCTCAGCAGCATCGTTATGTCCAAACTGCATTATTACTATGTCGCCTTTTTGTAAACTATCATAAACGGAAGGCCACCTGTCTTCTTGAAAAAATGTTCGTGTACTTCTGCCACCTCTTGCTCTGTCATCTACTTTTATACTATCTGTTTTAAATAGGTTATTAAAAACCGAAAGGTCAGTATCTACAAAAAAGTCTTGAAAAACTTGTCCCCAACCGGTAACGGGATACCTGGTTTTATAGTAATCTTTGCCTACATCATAATTGTCGGAATAATCGGCCATTGTCGAGTCTCCAATGAGATAGATGGTAACAACCTCTTCTATCGAACTGGGATTGGCAGAACAACCTAATAAAAAAATAAATAAAGTGAGAGAGCTGATTTTTGATGTAAATGATTTTTCCTTCATATACATATTTACAATTCAGTAGTAGATTTTAATTATTGGAAAGATAATAACCAAAGGTGAATTAAAAATTGAATTTTGTCATGTTTTGATTAATTCCTAGAATAAGCTGCTTTTCTTCATTTTCTGCAAAAAGTGTTTAGCTTTCTGCGTTTTGATTAAATTTTTTATCCTCCCCAAATGAAATTTTGTGTATCTCAAACTAAACACAAAGATATACCATGAGTAATAAAACAATTTTAATTACCGGATCAAGCACAGGGATTGGCAAATCAACCGCCAACCATTTCCATGAAAATGGTTGGAATGTAATTGCAACGATGAGAAGTCCGGAAAAAGAAGATGAATTAACTAAGCTAAAAAATGTGCTAGTAACCAGATTAGATGTTACCGATTTATCTTCTATGCAACAAGCAATTAATGCAGGTATAGAAAAATTTGGGCAAATAGATGCATTGGTAAACAATGCAGGTTATGGTGCTTATGGGCCACTAGAATCTTTTCCAAGAGAAAATATATTGAGGCAATTTAATACAAATGTGATTGGCTTATTAGATGTAACCAGAGCGATATTACCACATTTTAGAGCTAATAAAAATGGTGTTATTGTAAATATTTCTTCTGTTGGTGGTAAAATTACCTTTCCATTAGGTACGCTTTATCACGGGACAAAATTTGCAGTTGAGGGAATTTCTGAGGCGCTTAGCCACGAATTGGCTGAGTTTGGGTGTAAAGTAAAAGTTGTTGAGCCAGGTGCAATAGATACAGATTTTGGTGGTCGCTCATTTGATTTTAATAATAATGAGAGTTTGCAAGAGTATCAAGGTATTGTTCACAAACTAATGTCTGGATTTGAAAAAGCTTTGAGCCAAACATCGAAACCGATAGTAGTTGCAAAAGTTATTTATGAAGCAGTAACAGATGGAACAGACAAGCTAAGATATGCTGCTGGCGAAGATGCAGTGGCCTTGCTCAATGCTAGAAAAGAATTAGACGATGCTACTTTTATTTCAAATTTAAAAGCGCAGTTTAGTTTATAAATGCTTTATAATAAATTAGACTGAATTTATCTTAATCTATAATGATTTAATAAGTGAAGAATCTTTTTTATAAGGGTTCTTCATTTTGCAATTATATAAATACAAAAATGAACTTATAAATGAAGGGCGATATTATTAATATACGATCGATTGCGGAAGTGCATCAAATGTTAGGTATTCCTAAACCAAAGCATCCATTAATCACAATTTTGTATCATTCAGATGTACAGTTACAAGCTGTCTATATAGGCAAAACAATTTGCATGGATTTGTATATGATCGGGATGAAAGATGGCATAACTGGTACTTTTGAATATGGCAGAAGTTCGTATGATTTTAATGAAGGGACGATGTTATTTATGAGTCCGAATCAGGTATTTACACATAGAGATATAGAAATTGTCAATAATTCTCAAGCTTGGACACTGGTTTTTCATCCGGATTTAATTAGAACATCTGATTTAGTAAAACATATAGATGAGTATACTTTTTTCTCATACGATTCGAATGAAGCCCTTCATATTTCAGAAGATGAGAAGAAATCGATTTCAGATATTGCTAAGAAAATAGCACAAGAGTATAATCAAAAAATTGATAGATATACACAAGAGTTAATTGTAGTGAATCTGGAAACCATGCTGAAATATTGCAAACGTTACTACGATAGACAATTCTATACACGCACGAATCTCAATAAAGATTACATCAACAAATTCGAAAGATTTCTCAAAACATATTTTACTTCTAATAAATTAATTGAATTTGGTTTACCCACAATTGCACAATGTGGAGAAGCACTCAACATGTCTGGTCATTATCTGAGTGATTTACTTAAAACCGAAACAGGTAAAAGTGCTAAAGAACATATCCATTTGTATTTGATAGAGAAAGCGAAAACGATTTTACTAAGTACTAATAATTCTATAAGTCAGGTAGCTTACGATTTGGGTTTTGAATATCCTCAGCATTTCAGCAAACTTTTTAAAAACAAAACTGGCTTAAGCCCTAGTGAATACCGAAATATTAATTAAAATTTGAACCTTATCTTTAAAAAAAGAAAAACAAATCATCCTTGAAATAGGAAGTATATTGAATAATATTTATAAAAATAATAGATGAAACAATTTGGAGGAAAGATAACAAAAGCACTTTCT is a window from the Chondrinema litorale genome containing:
- a CDS encoding DUF4132 domain-containing protein — encoded protein: MELQEFIKSKKVEKKAETLHNKFYETYSNESLKGTDQWHVAALGLMFLNAYPDYRKSKNNDYYYYHEAVNFESDRLNAFMEYGSIENFWSEKNYPVLVTMFGEEMAPYVKKAWDYIPTLPYQEGYYRRSFRSSNHGKTYFTKQLNFIIQLNLALCYDFTFEEYIIYQNEIFPYNNDFAFVLASLVDEKQEKLYSLMVDIVYNRHETAKVSRPIIKAFLLSNNSEAWKAIEDLLISAQRQEGLRQSILEQLDETSLGALIHFIKVILDNNLARFSSVVRAVDTWAGLAWEGEKQSTVKRFLEIANHHLAHPEDLDKVKDSKDNAEIYMALWAQGVRDINGCMPVLDHLITKGTIEKRSLAFYFICEMGLAHISISTAIYIVNHYINDDKGLLMFYWLITLTQNARSNSKAIIKNNNVKNVLFEIIERLAPEIPKTGKTFNGKLFSWTSFKLTKENAYSLVIDMADSESTEDLEMLIRLFKDMNSYQRERVARLILPQFYSYGYNKKKITDDFVLGKFERDFALSVLRDRSAGIKAAAINALEYAELTSEELAGFEDMLKSKSADTRKSIINFILKKELPVIKNSVEKLIIAGNQEQRLSGLDMLNQLHKKEELREWTSQKANDFIELREPTVKEKILVDNLLADESILSKYTAKNGYGLYDPAKIIMMQKPESPTEGKYTEKFFKANYGFSMSIEKIHEALSKLAQLIEQHQDYEYTVTYWDNSQNTVLLGNYFSSIKRDKEEMSAEERFNNYPLPEVWKNWMHESNLTSQDLFLINLFKNLNNSYSYYDREKTYDFPKTLAYLDQLIINPEIPVGKNKYNAPIHSILANLMLVFPFEDEKVYIENLLKTILANIPSDEINEVRTCKDRWSNNLCTWRDLIVIKSLMQRYAGFVTKMDDEEFARYWAVESWQINTLPNQFSVESYQATLYTYARAFSLELIYQDELLNRIMYANTIGNLTSESRNYRRNEEKKYLKDFPFVLDLLKRCTTRLLEVELVRGDSPTSVTNLAQSIGKIEGIDYLVKILQGLGKDKLNRGYVSYYGSNLLNKQEILSKYLKACSPLPNETQEDFRKKIKEAKIEDKRLVEAAMYAPQWLTFVTEYLNWKGLASAVWWLHAHANQRHDSETETEIARFSKVEITTFADGAVDIDWFLSAYSVLGKAKWKMVYDAAKYIADGNGHTRAKLYADVILGNTKIREVTKRVKDKRNQDYLRVYGLVPLSKKNRDNDLLSRYKYLQQFKKESKQFGSQRQASEGQAVKIAMENLARTAGYSDPLRLTWVMETAVAQKIMEDAETLKFDNVEISLLINKQGKAEINVTKEGKELKNIPAKLRKEKSVIELKDYQKTLKDQFSRTFKSLESAMVNRDAFKADEITKLMGHPVLKPMLEKLLLQSGDVIGFWKEGSLVDATGESKPMGEDVYIAHCYDLYKAGVWSDFQKYAFDQQLKQPFKQIFRELYLPTQDELNAVAVSKRYEGHQVQPKKTLALLKTRGWTVNYEEGLQKVFHKEGFIAKIYAMADWFSPADVESPTLETIEFINRKTWENMPFTEIEGHIFSEIMRDVDLVVSVAHVGDVDPEASHSTVEMRGVLVKETARMFKLKNVEVSGTHVHINGTLGDYSVHLGSAVVHKKPGRYLSILPVHSQHRGRLFLPFVDDDPKSAELMSKVLMLAKDNEVQDPTILSQIKEVYV
- a CDS encoding PAS domain S-box protein; translated protein: MPSEFFDEKRKYRNPSKRLKRIYILALTFIALILIFSQIIIRTSIGNLSEDASIVMNVGQQKMLTQQIITKIALYNYKKIDQKEELEDLLNHWKKIHLILQNGEFSLKRIDWNNAIDTEEFFEDLNVHYENIKNEAEKTINGQYPKDSVQVVKNINNLIQHKEEYLEAMNFLIKQFEVDSKDKLKNLGNLELVLFILSLSILLIEALVIFIPSIKSIERFYTSLEQAKKILTAQHGEIKKQKETLDAKQKSLMIIEKELTLNVKELQTVNETLEAKNQDLDESYKLLDEQKKEIALLSQIAEEVNNGIIVTGGDGKVEWVNKGFTQISGFSPKNIIGKETGDVLYSEETSKETIAHINKFLKEKIPFNVEVLSYHRLGLPYWNNLQITPLLDSNNNVEKYIYVQQDITEQKNIEERIRKQNQDLINFQAELSESYAFQEALFNSASVIIIATDNNGIVTNFNRTAERLLGYDSHEIIHTETPTLFFNCKAKVAIDPHEEIDESNYCFSDLTKKLNDDQNTIDQEHYFMRKDGSHFPVYLSITRIKNEEQDILGYIVTASDVSEKKKAENQLKESFETIQEKNKKITASINYAQRIQKAILPTEQQLKSLFADYFVFYSPKDIVSGDFYWATTKDDKIIVAAVDCTGHGVPGAFMSLIGSTLLSKIVGEYNITEPHEILEQLHIEVNHTLRQKSEGGTDGMDMSLCTIYPDDKRIEFSGARNPIFALVDGKFEVYKGNKKCIGGNLRNLDQYFTKEIITYQNEATIYMFSDGYQDQFGGPETPMKLGQKNMRASIQENVQLSMADQKAILAQNFYDWKKDENQMDDILLFGIKLT
- a CDS encoding SGNH/GDSL hydrolase family protein, which codes for MKEKSFTSKISSLTLFIFLLGCSANPSSIEEVVTIYLIGDSTMADYSDNYDVGKDYYKTRYPVTGWGQVFQDFFVDTDLSVFNNLFKTDSIKVDDRARGGRSTRTFFQEDRWPSVYDSLQKGDIVIMQFGHNDAAENKTERYVNI
- a CDS encoding SDR family oxidoreductase, producing the protein MSNKTILITGSSTGIGKSTANHFHENGWNVIATMRSPEKEDELTKLKNVLVTRLDVTDLSSMQQAINAGIEKFGQIDALVNNAGYGAYGPLESFPRENILRQFNTNVIGLLDVTRAILPHFRANKNGVIVNISSVGGKITFPLGTLYHGTKFAVEGISEALSHELAEFGCKVKVVEPGAIDTDFGGRSFDFNNNESLQEYQGIVHKLMSGFEKALSQTSKPIVVAKVIYEAVTDGTDKLRYAAGEDAVALLNARKELDDATFISNLKAQFSL
- a CDS encoding AraC family transcriptional regulator yields the protein MKGDIINIRSIAEVHQMLGIPKPKHPLITILYHSDVQLQAVYIGKTICMDLYMIGMKDGITGTFEYGRSSYDFNEGTMLFMSPNQVFTHRDIEIVNNSQAWTLVFHPDLIRTSDLVKHIDEYTFFSYDSNEALHISEDEKKSISDIAKKIAQEYNQKIDRYTQELIVVNLETMLKYCKRYYDRQFYTRTNLNKDYINKFERFLKTYFTSNKLIEFGLPTIAQCGEALNMSGHYLSDLLKTETGKSAKEHIHLYLIEKAKTILLSTNNSISQVAYDLGFEYPQHFSKLFKNKTGLSPSEYRNIN